A genome region from Paralichthys olivaceus isolate ysfri-2021 chromosome 6, ASM2471397v2, whole genome shotgun sequence includes the following:
- the ajap1 gene encoding adherens junction-associated protein 1: MWIKRSVARSPSALRPGSCVGHRVWILLAMTHLTLDFSVCSPLSQGLGIKLTPKSVPRSRPRLQPLWDTPNKLHWRTVSPLAHRLFNPIPPLKDNRAGIGPKVKGQQHRKPTHKGKEACKDCQLRYSQMQTGGPSAVIAEAPAALSSGNRGDTMRLLLRARRQLKWDSFDKSQEGRTTTVAGFIDWGPTGTDSIDGDDKPEPNVTLFARVSSTTVATTTSTTTRPPQRTFTVVTTQEPKRPSPTKTPISSGTVKPSKPYGDTPGLAVHQIITITVSLIMVIAALITTLVLKNCCAQSGNGRHNSHQRKIHQQEESCQNLTDFTPARVPSKVDIFTAYNDSLQCSHECVRTAVPIYTDEMIQQTPVYKSAYNGNRPSPTERQLIPVAFVSEKWFEISC; this comes from the exons tCCATCTGCTTTGAGGCCAGGCAGCTGTGTGGGGCACCGGGTTTGGATCCTGCTGGCCATGACCCACCTCACCCTGGACTTCTCAGTGTGTAGCCCTCTCAGCCAGGGTCTGGGGATCAAACTCACACCCAAATCGGTGCCTCGCTCAAGGCCTCGCTTGCAGCCCCTCTGGGACACACCCAATAAGCTTCACTGGAGAACAGTGAGTCCATTGGCCCACCGGCTCTTCAACCCTATCCCTCCACTCAAAGACAACAGGGCAGGGATTGGGCCAAAAGTCAAGGGTCAACAACATCGGAAACCGACACATAAAGGAAAAGAAGCATGTAAGGATTGCCAGTTGAGATATTCTCAAATGCAGACAGGTGGTCCTTCAGCTGTTATAGCAGAAGCTCCAGCAGCTTTATCCAGTGGGAACAGAGGAGACACAATGAGGTTGTTACTAAGAGCCAGAAGGCAGCTGAAATGGGACAGCTTTGACAAGTCTCAGGAGGGCCGGACTACCACGGTGGCCGGATTTATCGACTGGGGACCAACAGGTACAGATAGCATAGATGGCGATGACAAACCAGAGCCGAATGTAACGCTGTTCGCCAGGGTCTCATCTACCACAGTGGCCACAACCACTAGTACGACAACCAGGCCCCCCCAAAGGACGTTCACTGTAGTTACTACACAAGAGCCCAAGAGGCCAAGCCCCACCAAGACCCCTATCAGCTCGGGGACTGTCAAACCATCAAAGCCATATGGGGACACACCAG GTTTGGCAGTTCACCAGATAATCACAATCACTGTGTCTCTCATTATGGTTATCGCAGCCTTGATCACAACACTCGTCCTTAAAAACTG CTGTGCACAGTCGGGAAATGGTCGCCACAATAGCCATCAGCGCAAGATCCACCAGCAGGAGGAGAGTTGCCAAAATCTGACAGACTTCACACCGGCCCGGGTGCCCAGCAAGGTGGACATATTCACTGCCTACAATGACAGCCTGCAGTGCTCACATGAGTGCGTTCGGACTGCCGTGCCCATCTACACTGATGAGATGATTCAGCAGACGCCTGTCTACAAGAGTGCATACAACGGAAACAG GCCCTCCCCCACCGAACGTCAGCTGATTCCTGTGGCCTTCGTGTCGGAGAAATGGTTCGAGATCTCCTGTTGA